In Juglans microcarpa x Juglans regia isolate MS1-56 chromosome 8D, Jm3101_v1.0, whole genome shotgun sequence, the following are encoded in one genomic region:
- the LOC121243610 gene encoding UDP-glycosyltransferase 89B2, whose product MSMSETDAHLLVFPYPAQGHMIPLLDLTHQLAIRGVTITILVTPSNLPLLEPLLSAHPSINTLVLPFPSHPAIPPGVENVKDLPPNSFRAMMLSLAQLHEPLLRWFRSHPSPPVAIISDMFLGWTHRLACELGIRRLVFSPSGAMALSVIYSLWRYLPMRQKQNSREEDGQDEIVSFPKIPGSPKYHWWQLSPVYRSFVENKVDPDSEFIKDGFLADMESWGLVINSFDELERVYLEHLKKEMGHDRVWAVGPLHQFQDDEEICGSKQRGGSSSVKVEQISSWLDTRDDHEVVYVCFGSQARLPTDIMEKLAFGLEKSGVHFIWAVKEPINGHVDSTVPPGFEDRAAGKGLVIRGWAPQVPILSHRAVGAFLTHCGWNSTLEGIVAGVPLLAWPMSADQFSNATLLVEELKVATRVGDGSRVVPDSDELARVLADSISENRVIRERVAELGRAAMEAIKEGGSSIVGLQSMHSTLATLVSPRNTFKFSGNEENESSLID is encoded by the coding sequence ATGTCAATGTCGGAGACCGACGCTCATCTCCTAGTCTTCCCATACCCAGCACAGGGCCACATGATTCCTCTCCTCGACCTTACCCACCAGCTCGCCATCCGAGGCGTTACCATCACCATTCTCGTCACTCCAAGCAACCTTCCTCTCCTTGAACCTCTTCTCTCAGCCCACCCTTCCATCAACACCCTCGTCCTCCCCTTTCCTTCGCACCCCGCAATACCGCCGGGCGTAGAGAACGTCAAGGACCTGCCCCCCAACTCCTTCCGTGCAATGATGCTCTCGTTGGCCCAGCTCCACGAGCCCTTGCTCCGATGGTTCAGGTCCCACCCTTCGCCACCCGTGGCTATCATCTCCGACATGTTCTTGGGCTGGACCCACCGCCTCGCGTGCGAGCTGGGTATTCGTCGCCTCGTTTTCTCACCGTCCGGTGCCATGGCCTTGTCTGTCATTTACTCTCTCTGGCGGTACCTACCGATGAGGCAGAAACAGAATTCCCGTGAAGAAGATGGTCAAGACGAGATCGTCTCGTTTCCCAAGATCCCGGGTTCACCGAAATACCATTGGTGGCAGCTCTCTCCCGTTTATCGGAGTTTCGTTGAAAATAAAGTAGATCCGGACTCAGAGTTCATCAaagatggatttcttgctgacaTGGAGAGTTGGGGACTCGTTATCAACTCGTTCGACGAGTTGGAACGAGTTTATTTGGAACATCTGAAAAAGGAGATGGGGCATGATCGGGTGTGGGCAGTGGGACCCTTACATCAATTTCAAGATGATGAAGAAATCTGTGGGTCCAAGCAGAGGGGTGGGTCCAGCTCTGTGAAAGTGGAACAGATATCGTCGTGGCTTGACACCCGTGATGATCACGAGGTTGTGTACGTGTGCTTTGGGAGTCAAGCTAGGTTGCCCACGGATATCATGGAAAAGCTGGCTTTCGGATTAGAGAAGAGTGGGGTCCATTTTATTTGGGCGGTGAAGGAGCCTATAAATGGACACGTGGACAGCACGGTCCCACCAGGATTTGAAGATCGTGCGGCTGGGAAAGGTCTGGTGATACGAGGGTGGGCCCCACAAGTCCCAATACTGAGTCATCGGGCTGTCGGTGCATTCCTGACTCACTGTGGTTGGAACTCAACTCTCGAGGGCATAGTGGCCGGGGTGCCATTGCTGGCTTGGCCAATGAGTGCTGACCAGTTTTCGAATGCTACCCTTTTGGTGGAGGAGTTGAAGGTGGCAACAAGGGTGGGTGACGGTTCACGAGTTGTGCCGGATTCGGATGAGCTGGCCCGAGTTTTGGCTGACTCGATTAGTGAGAATCGGGTGATAAGGGAACGAGTTGCTGAGTTGGGCAGGGCTGCAATGGAGGCCATCAAAGAAGGTGGGAGTTCGATTGTGGGGTTGCAGTCGATGCATAGTACATTGGCCACGTTGGTATCACCTCGCAATACCTTTAAATTCTCCGGTAACGAGGAAAATGAGTCAAGTTTGATCGACTAA